The following are encoded together in the bacterium genome:
- a CDS encoding AAA family ATPase has product MPASVIIAPQLFQSIAQLPAADQARVIEFVGTFQANPAHPSLRLERVNRARSRGIWSGRVGRGVRAILYKDGDTWAILHAAKHDDAYDWAERREVGRHSVTGSLQIVESVETVREVERVIEVLVQPQQAPVFEASDDDYLLSLGVPETWLPTLRQVRDDDQLLVVCEKLPPDVAERLFDVAAGEFVTPPAPLPPERPVIEATDTQRRFYLVEDAEGLAAALEAPMERWIAFLHPSQRALVERDFAGPAKVSGSAGTGKTVVAMHRACNLTQQGEEVLLTSYVTTLCENIERNLRLLCTPAELERINISTVHKQALAIVNQVAPRMRPAQDDDIRSLLDQLRIRHAPAYEKKFVQAEWDSVVRLQGIDSWDEYRGARRTGRGRGLPVKERKVLWQVFGGVLEALEGRGFLDWTGLCRRAEEYLNEGRASSPYSAVVVDEVQDLKPAELLFLKALCAAKPGNLMLCGDTGQRIYPGGFSLSALGIEVRGRSTVLRINYRTTEQIRRLADRMLGELSDDMDGGGESRRGTRSLLRGPVPQLAGHRSDEVELSAGVAEVRRWLGDGLAPEAIGIFSRTNKRIEALCDSLSEAGIAWRLLSENEPGAAGAVQLGTMHRAKGLEFKAVLVIGCADTVVPSAGVLRGMDDPQDREAAEARERRLLYVAMTRARDELTVSWTGTPSRFLAPLLKREEESQ; this is encoded by the coding sequence GCTCCGCAGCTGTTTCAGTCGATCGCGCAGCTCCCGGCAGCCGATCAGGCACGAGTCATCGAGTTTGTCGGGACCTTTCAGGCCAACCCCGCTCATCCGAGCCTCCGGCTCGAGCGTGTGAACAGGGCACGATCCAGGGGTATCTGGTCGGGCCGCGTGGGAAGGGGCGTTCGCGCGATCCTGTACAAGGATGGAGATACGTGGGCGATTCTTCATGCAGCCAAACACGATGACGCGTACGACTGGGCCGAGCGGCGTGAGGTCGGCCGGCACTCGGTCACGGGGTCGCTCCAGATTGTGGAATCCGTCGAGACGGTTCGAGAAGTCGAGCGGGTCATCGAGGTACTGGTCCAGCCTCAGCAGGCTCCAGTCTTCGAAGCGAGCGACGATGACTATCTGCTCTCGCTAGGAGTCCCAGAGACCTGGCTTCCTACCCTTCGACAGGTTCGAGACGACGACCAACTCCTGGTCGTATGCGAGAAATTGCCCCCGGATGTCGCGGAGCGGCTGTTTGACGTCGCAGCAGGCGAATTCGTGACACCTCCGGCGCCGCTGCCCCCCGAGCGACCGGTCATTGAGGCGACGGACACGCAGCGCCGCTTCTACCTTGTAGAGGATGCGGAAGGGCTGGCAGCCGCTCTCGAAGCGCCAATGGAGCGGTGGATCGCGTTTCTTCACCCCTCGCAGCGCGCGTTGGTCGAGCGCGATTTCGCTGGGCCGGCCAAGGTTTCGGGATCGGCCGGCACTGGCAAGACCGTGGTGGCAATGCATCGCGCTTGCAACCTTACCCAGCAAGGAGAGGAGGTCCTCCTCACCAGCTACGTCACAACGCTTTGCGAGAATATCGAGCGGAATCTCCGGCTGCTCTGCACTCCGGCCGAACTCGAACGGATCAACATCTCGACCGTCCACAAGCAGGCGCTGGCAATCGTGAACCAGGTCGCGCCGAGAATGCGGCCGGCTCAAGATGACGACATTCGCAGCCTCCTCGACCAGCTGCGGATTCGCCACGCACCGGCCTACGAGAAGAAGTTTGTACAGGCGGAATGGGACAGCGTCGTCCGTCTCCAGGGAATCGATTCCTGGGATGAGTATCGTGGTGCCCGGCGCACTGGGCGTGGACGAGGCCTTCCGGTCAAGGAGCGCAAGGTGCTCTGGCAGGTCTTCGGGGGAGTCCTCGAGGCGCTCGAGGGGCGGGGCTTTCTGGACTGGACAGGCCTGTGTCGCCGAGCGGAGGAGTATCTCAATGAGGGGCGTGCAAGCAGCCCCTACAGCGCTGTCGTCGTAGATGAGGTTCAGGACCTGAAGCCAGCCGAGTTGCTGTTCCTCAAAGCACTCTGCGCGGCAAAGCCGGGCAACTTGATGCTATGTGGCGACACGGGCCAGCGGATCTACCCCGGAGGTTTTAGCCTCAGCGCGCTCGGAATCGAGGTCCGCGGTCGATCGACGGTGCTAAGAATCAACTATCGGACGACTGAGCAGATCCGGCGGCTGGCCGACCGTATGCTTGGAGAGCTCTCCGATGATATGGATGGTGGCGGGGAAAGTCGGCGCGGCACCCGGAGCCTTCTGCGCGGTCCGGTGCCCCAGTTGGCCGGGCACAGATCTGACGAGGTTGAGCTTTCAGCGGGCGTTGCCGAAGTCCGCAGGTGGCTGGGCGATGGTCTCGCACCCGAGGCGATCGGCATCTTCTCGCGGACGAACAAGCGCATCGAGGCGCTGTGCGATTCTCTGTCGGAGGCCGGGATTGCGTGGCGGCTCCTCTCAGAGAACGAACCAGGTGCCGCGGGCGCAGTGCAGCTGGGGACCATGCACCGGGCGAAGGGACTGGAGTTCAAGGCCGTCCTCGTGATCGGCTGTGCTGACACGGTCGTCCCCAGTGCGGGTGTGTTGCGGGGCATGGACGACCCACAGGATCGCGAAGCGGCTGAGGCACGGGAGCGCCGGCTGCTGTATGTGGCAATGACTCGCGCCAGGGACGAGCTGACGGTGAGCTGGACCGGAACGCCCAGTCGGTTCCTGGCACCCTTGCTCAAGAGGGAGGAAGAATCGCAATGA